One bacterium genomic window carries:
- a CDS encoding TlpA family protein disulfide reductase yields MNILLISLVLLCFHNTAKSQEKKITPIQKGDSAPSFYLPTLDGDKFFLRDYVGIPRELKPLPRRVLIISFFASWCAPCRKEIPELQKLRQQYPGKEYEIILINTGEKEEFVKKITSDQGYWLPILLDHYGVVAKKYCPSDSTGAIILPTLVIIGEDGIIQYVRTGYEDGDDEPIKNIIKSLKAD; encoded by the coding sequence ATGAATATTTTGCTTATAAGTTTGGTCCTGCTATGCTTTCATAACACGGCGAAATCTCAGGAAAAAAAGATAACGCCGATTCAGAAAGGCGATTCCGCGCCATCATTTTACTTGCCCACACTAGACGGTGATAAATTTTTTTTGCGCGACTATGTCGGCATACCGCGTGAACTCAAACCATTGCCGCGCCGGGTTTTGATCATAAGCTTCTTTGCATCTTGGTGTGCTCCATGTCGTAAAGAAATTCCGGAGCTACAAAAACTTAGGCAACAATATCCCGGTAAGGAGTATGAAATAATTCTGATCAATACCGGTGAAAAAGAAGAGTTCGTCAAAAAAATTACATCAGATCAAGGATATTGGCTCCCGATACTTCTGGATCACTATGGAGTTGTGGCCAAAAAATATTGCCCGTCGGATTCAACCGGCGCCATAATATTACCAACTCTCGTTATTATCGGCGAAGATGGCATTATCCAATACGTTCGTACAGGCTACGAAGATGGGGATGATGAACCGATCAAAAATATCATTAAAAGTCTGAAAGCTGATTGA